GACGGACGCCCACGCCGGGTCCGCCCGTCGCGCCCCCGTGTCGAGCAGCCGCTCCGGACGGCCGTAGTACGCCTCGGAGAACCCGTCGACGCACGTGAAGGGGATCGGCAGCCGGGTCGTCGTGACCTGCCCACCGAGGGCGTCGGTGATCCGGTCGAGGGACGGGTACCGACGGGCCTCGGCCGCCACGACCTCGGGGGCGTAGTCGGCGAGCCAGTGGTCCTCGACCCGTGCGGGGTCGGAGGTCAGCAGGACGACGGGCCCCCGGGTGACCCGGCGCACCTCGGCCAGCCCGCGCTCGAGGTCCGACCACCGGTGCACCGAGAAGGTCGACAACGCGGCGTCGAAGGCGTCGTCGGCGAACGGCAGGTCCTCGGCGGTGGCGTCCAGGGCCTCGGGCAGGTCGGCTGGACGCCGGGCGCGCGCGGCGGCGGAGGGCTCGACGGCGGTGACCTCGCGGTCGCGCGGCTCGTACGACCCGGTGCCGGCCCCGACGTCCAGGACGGTGCGGGCCTGGCCGAGCGCGACCCGGATCGCCCGCTCGAAGGCCGGCTCCGGACGGCGGTAGCGCGTGTCGCCCTCGCCGACGGTGCCGTGGTCGTCGTCCCCGGCTGGTCCGTCCGCAGTCCTGGTCACGCCGTCAGCCTACGGCGCGCGGTCGGGGCGGGGCGGGGCTGGCCGGAGGGGCCGGGCCGGGGCTGTGCTGGTGGGGCTGGACGGGCGGCGCCGGCCTCGCCGGTCAGTCGACGCGGTCCGCCGACTCGGCCGTGCGCGTGGCCGCCCGCTGCTCCGCCAGTTCGGTCGCCGCCCAGGTGCCGAGCAGCGACAGGGAGCGCTCGGACTCCGACCCGGGGTCGGCGCCGTACGTGAACACCGTCAGGCCGGGGTCGGCGACGAGGTCGAGCGCCTCGAAGGTCAGCTCGAGGTCGCCGACGATCGGGTGGTGCAGGTGCTTCCGTCCCGAGCGGTGCACGTGCACGTCGTGCTCGGCCCACCACGTGCGGAACTCCTCGCTCTTCACGGACAGCTCGCCGACCAGGGTCATCAGTCCGGGCTCGCAGGGGTTCGACGCCGCGGTGGTCCGCAGCACGGCGACGGCGTCGCGGGCGGTCTGCTCCCAGCGCGGGAAGAAGTCCCGCGCGGCGGGGTCGAGGAACGCGAAGCGCGCGGTGTTGACCGGCCGCCCGGCACCGGCGAACACCGGGGCGTAGAGGGCGCGACCGAGCGTATTCGTCGCGACGATGTCCAGGCGTTCGTTGCGCACCCAGGCCGGGGCGCCGGTGACCGCGTCGAGGAGGCGCTGCACCGCGGGTCGGACCGAGGTCGGCACCGCGCGGTGGGTCGTCTTCACGCCCGCGTTCGCCAGCCGGGCCAGGTCGGCCAGATGCGCGCGCTCGGCCTCGTCGAGCTGGAGCGCGGTGGCGAGGCCGTCGAGCACACCCTCGGAGACGCCCTTCAGCGTGCCGCGTTCGAGCCGCGTGTAGTAGTCGACGCTCACCCCGGCGAGCATCGCGACCTCGTGCCGACGCAGGCCCGGCACCCGTCGCGTCCCGCCCCCGAAGGACGGCATGCCCGCCTGGTCGGGCGTCAGTCGGGCCCGTCGGCTGGACAGGAAGTCGCGGATCTCGTTGCGCACGTCGATACCCATGCGGCAAGGCTACGTCGGCGGGCCGGTCCCGCGGGTCCCGCGGCCGTCGGCTGTCCCGTCCCCGCGCGCCGACGTGCCGTGCCGGCCCCGAAGGCCCGTGGCGGCCGACCGTGGGTGCAGCGGTCCGACCACCGGACGGGAGGCCTGCCCACCGTCGCGGGGAGCGCCTCCCGTCCGGGTGGGGTCAGTCGACGATGGCCGCGGCCGTCGGGACCGGGGCGGCGGCCTGGACCGCCGCGATCCGCACCCGCGCCAGGCGGTGACCGGCCATGGCGGTCACCTCGAGGCGGTGTCCGGCGGTCTCGACGACGTCACCGACCCGCGGCACACGGTCGAGTGCGACCTGCACGAGACCGCCGACGGTCTCGTAGTCGCCGTCGGGCAGGACGGGTCCGCCCTCGGCCGCGAGGTCCTCGAGGACGAGTGCGCCGTCGACCTCGTCCGGCACGGTCGGGGTGCGGTCGTCGTACTCGTCGTGGATGGTGCCGACCAGGTCCTCGAGCAGGGCCTCGAGCGTGACCATGCCCGCGCTGCCGCCGTACTCGTCGACGACGAGCGCGATCTGGTGGCCGTCGGCGCGCATGGCGGCGATGGCGCCGGTGAGCGACTTCGTCTCGGGCAGGGCCAGGACCGGGCGCACCACGGTCGCGACGGCCGCGGTCGGGTCGGTCGGGCGCAGCAGGTCGCGCAGGTGCACGAAGCCGACGACGTCGTCGCGCGACCCGGCGGTGACGAGGTGGCGGGTGTGACCGTGGTCGATCGCCCGGTCGGTCGCGGTCCCGATCGGCAGGTCGGCGGCGAGGACGTCGACGTCGAACCAGGGGCGCATCGACTCGCGGAGGATCCGGTCACCCGCGTCGAGGGCACTCCGGGCGATCCGTCGGCCCTGCGCGTCGATCGCGTCGTGGTCGGTGACGAGGCCGCGGAGTTCCTCGGTGCTCATCGACTCGCTGCGGGCGTGCGGATCGCCGCCGAGGAGTCGGACGACCGCGTTCGTCGACGCCGACAGCACCCAGATGACCGGGCGCATCGCGATCGCGAAGCGGTCGAGCGTGGGCGCCACGAGCATCGAGAAGCCCTCGGCGCGCTGCAGGGCCAGACGCTTCGGGACGAGCTCGCCGAACACGAGGGACAGGTAGGCGATCACGAGCGTCATCGCGACGAGGGCGACGGCCTCGGCGGCACCGCGGTCGAGGCCGAGCCCGGTGAGGAGCGGGGCGACGTCCGGGGCGATCGAGGCGGCACCGTACGCGGCCGAGAAGAACCCGGCGACCGTGACGCCGATCTGCACGGCGGAGAGGAAGCGGTTCGGGTCGCGGCCGAGTGCGGCGACCCGGGCGCCCCGGCCACCGCGGCGTTCGAGCTGCTGCAGCTGCGACTCACGCAGGGAGACGAGGGCGATCTCGGCGGCGGCGAACACCCCGCCGACGAGCACGAAGAGGACGACGAGGGCGAAGGCGATCCAGGTGTCGGCACCCATCAGCGGGTCCGGGCGGAGCGCGACGGCGCGGCGGTCGTCGAGGGGGCGGGCGGTCGGTGGTGATCGTCCATGCTGTGATCCTGCACAGGATCGCTGGGACGACGCCGCAGGACTGCTGTGCCGCAGCTGGTGGAGGTGGTCGGGTGGGGTTAGAGCGCCCGGCCCGTGTGCGCCGCGATCCAGGCGGCCGGGTCGATCGGGAGCGTGCCGTCCATGAGGACCTCGAGGTGCAGGTGCGCGCCCGTCGAGACCCCGGACGAGCCGACGCTCCCGATGAACTGCCCGGGCTGGACGGTGTCGCCGACCCGGAGCGGCGAGGACCCGGGGATCATGTGGCCGTACAGGGTCGAGACCTTCCGGCCGTCCACCACGTGGTCGACGATCACGGTCTCGCCGTACGAGAAGTAGACGCCCGAGACCCGCACGGTGCCCGCGGCGACCGAACCGATCGGAGCGCCCATGCCCGGGTTGAAGTCGAGGCCCTGGTGCAGCGACGAGCACGCGCCGCACGGGGCGGTGCGGTACCCGAAGCCGGAGCTCATCCGCACGGGGCCCGGGAAGGGGGACCGGACCTCGCCGCCGTAGGTCACGGTGTCGCCGGCTGCTGCATCGGTCGCGGCCACCCCGCCGCCGACCGTGAAGCCGTCGCGGCTCGTGCTGGCGAGGGCGACCCGGGTCACGCCGAAGTCCTGTGAGCCGACCGCGGGCGCGAGGATCGACGTGGCGGCGGACGTCCCGGTGCCGGCGTGCGCGGGCATCGCGGAGGCGCCGAACATGGCGAGGGCGGCGACGGCGCTCGTGATCGTGAGGCGGCTGGCGCGTGCGCCCCGACGACGGGGAGCGGCGGACTGTGTCGACGTCAGGGGCGTGGTCGCGGCGTGCGGGGCGACCGCGACCCGGCGTCGGGGGACCCGGCGGATGCGGGTGTTGGCGTGCGGCTGCGGGGCCGGCGCGGTGACTCGGCGTGCCCGGTCGTCGTGCGGCGGCGGCGTCGCCCGCTCTGCCCGGCCGGTCTGCTGCGCCCGCTCCGCCGCGAGGGCAGCACGACGGGTCAGGTGCACGACGGGCGTGCTGCCGGGGTGGTCTGCGTGAGGGGGAGTCATGGCCGCAGACCATTCTGCACGAAGCTGTCCGCTTGTACAGCCCCGGTTCCGGCTGCTCCGCGGGTGCTCGGACGACGTACGCGCTGCTGGGAGTCGACCCGGCCCCGCTGGGAGTCGGCCGGTCGGACCGGGTGATCCGGGCCTCCCGGCCGGTCCGTCAGTAGGGTCGGGACCAGCGACGGAGAGGACCCCTCATGGCCCGATCGCCGCGGGAGCGGCACGAACCCATCGACCTGCGGTCGGCGGAGGTCGTGCTCGCCGGGACCCAGGACCTGCTCCCCGTCCTCCGATCGGCCGCCGTGCGCGCCGGGGTGGACGCCGGACGCATGCGGGTGGTCGGTGTCGACGACCTGCCGGACCTGCACGGGCCGGCCGAGGCCGAACTGGCCGTCATTGCGATCCGCCGACCCGGTGACGACCCCGCCTTCCACCGCGCACAGGAGGCCGCCGAGCTGCTCGAGCCGCTCCTCCGCCTCGATGCCGTCCGCATCGTGATCACCGTGTCGGGCGTGACCCGGCTCGCGCCGAAGCTCGAACGCGCCCTCACCGCCGAGGTCCTGCACCAGCTCGGGGCCGCGACCGCGGTGTCGGGGTTCCGGCGCCCGTTCCGGAACCTGCGGACGCGACTCGGCACCGCGGGGCTCCGGACCGCCGGGCTCCGGGTGTTCCGCCTGACGGTCTGAGGGCGCGCCCGCTCCGGTTCCCGTTCCTCCACAGGAGGCCCACCCTCGATCTCCGTCCACCGGACGAGTATCTTGATGTCGAGACATCTCACGCCGCGAGTAGCGTGGGGGGCACGGACCGCGCGAACAAGGGAGTACCCGCCAGCATGGCCAAGATCATCTACACGCTCACCGACGAGGCCCCGTTCCTCGCGACCCACTCCTTCCTGCCCGTCATCGCGTCCTTCGCGAAGACCGCGGGCGTCGACGTCGAGACCCGCGACATCTCGCTCTCGGGTCGGATCATCGCCCTGTTCCCGGAGCGGCTCACCGACGAGCAGCGCCTGGACGACGCGCTGGCCGAGCTCGGTGAACTCGCCGGGACGCCCGAGGCGAACATCATCAAGCTGCCGAACATCTCGGCGTCGATCCCGCAGCTCAAGGTCGCCATCGCCGAGCTGCAGTCGCAGGGGTACGACCTGCCGGACTACCCCGACGAGCCGACGACGGACGAGGAGCGCGACGCCCGTGCTCGCTACGACCGCGTCAAGGGCAGCGCCGTCAACCCCGTCCTGCGCGAGGGCAACTCCGACCGCCGGGCGCCGCTCTCGGTCAAGAACTACGCCCGCAAGCACCCGCACCGCATGGGCGCGTGGAGCTCCGACTCGAAGACGAACGTCGTCACGATGGGCGTCGACGACTTCCGGTCGAACGAGAAGTCCTGGGTCGCCCCGGACGCCGACACCCTGACGATCACCTTCGTCGCGCAGGACGGCACCGAGCAGGTCCTCAAGCAGTCGATCCCGGTGCTCGCCGGCGAGGTCGTCGACGGCACCGTGCTGCACGTCGCCGCGCTCGAGCAGTTCCTGCGGCAGCAGATCCAGCGCGCCGCGGACGAGGGCATCCTGTTCTCGGTCCACCTCAAGGCCACGATGATGAAGGTCTCCGACCCGATCATCTTCGGGCACGTCATCCGGGCGTTCTTCCCCGACGTGTTCGCCCGCTACGGCGCCGACCTCGCCGCGGCCGGTCTCACCCCGAACGACGGCCTCGGCTCCATCCTGGCCGGACTCGACGCGCTGCCGAACGGCGCCGAGATCAAGCGGGCGTTCGAGGACGGCATCGACGCCGGCCCCGACCTCGCCATGGTCGACTCCGACAAGGGCATCACGAACCTGCACGTCCCGAGCGACGTCATCGTCGACGCCTCGATGCCGGCGATGATCCGCACCTCCGGCCACATGTGGGGCCCGGACGGCGAGGAGCGCGACACCGTCGCCGTCATCCCGGACTCGAGCTACGCCGGCATCTACCAGGCCGTCATCGAGGACTGCCGCGCCAACGGTGCGTTCGACCCGGCCACCATGGGCTCGGTGCCGAACGTCGGACTCATGGCCCTCAAGGCCGAGGAGTACGGCTCGCACGACAAGACGTTCGAGCTCCCCGGTGCCGGTGTCGTCCGCGTGACGAACGCCGCCGGCGAGACCGTCCTCGAGCACGACGTCGAGCAGGGCGACATCTGGCGCGCCTGCCAGACCAAGGACGTCGCCGTGCGCGACTGGGTGAAGCTCGCCGTCACCCGCGCCCGTGCGACCGGCTCGCCCGCCGTGTTCTGGCTCGACGAGACGCGGGCGCACGACGCCGTCCTCATCGGCCTCGTCCGCACGTACCTGCAGGAGCACGACACCGACGGCCTGCAGATCGAGGTCATGTCGCCCGAGGACGCCATGCGGTTCTCGCTCGAGCGCATCCGCCGCGGCGAGGACACCATCTCGGTGACCGGCAACGTCCTGCGCGACTACCTGACCGACCTGTTCCCGATCATGGAGCTCGGCACCTCGGCGAAGATGCTCTCCGTCGTCCCGCTCCTCGGCGGCGGTGGCCTGTTCGAGACCGGTGCCGGCGGCTCCGCCCCGAAGCACGTCCAGCAGCTCGTGCAGCAGGACTACCTGCGGTGGGACAGCCTCGGTGAGTTCCTGGCGCTCGCGGTCAGCCTCGAGCACCTCGCCGGTGTGACGGGCAACGCGCGGGCCAAGGTCCTCGCCGACACCCTCGACCGTGCCACCGGGACGTTCCTCGACCAGGACAAGTCCCCGGGCCGCAAGCTCGGCTCGATCGACAACCGCGGCAGCCACTTCTACCTGGCCAAGTACTGGGCCGAGGAGCTCGCCGCGCAGACCGAGGACACCGAGCTCGCGGCCGCGTTCCAGGGCCTCGCCACGACGCTCGGCGAGCAGGAGCACACCATCGTCGAGGAGCTCGTCGCGGTGCAGGGACACCCGGCCGACATCGGCGGGTACTACCGGCCCGACGACGCCAAGACCAGTGCGGTCATGCGTCCGTCGGCGACGCTGAACGCGGCGCTCGCGAGCCTGTAGGCGCGCGACCCAGGGACGGGAGGCCCGGTGCCAGCTGGCACCGGGCCTCCCGTCCGTCTGTGCGCCGGCCGGCGCGGACGCCGAGACGCCGCTCACGCGCCGAGACGCCGCCGACGCGCCGAGACGCCGCTGACGCGCCGAGACGCCGCTGACGCGCCGAGACGCCGCCGAAAGTGGCGGCGTCTCGGCGGCTCGCGGGCGTCTCGTGCCGACGCCCGCGTCTCGTGCCGACGCGGGCGTCTCGTGCCGACGCCGGTGTCTCGTGCCGACGCCGGCGTCTCGCACTCCGACCCGTCGGCTCAGGGGCGGCCGCCCCACCTACCGGGTCGGGACCGGCGGCCCCAGCACGAGCAGCACGCCGAACACCACCGCCACGAGCACGACACCGACCACGGCGGCGAGCACCGGGTGCGCCACCACGACGAACAGCAGCCGGTCGAGCGGCCCGGGGCGCTGCCCGGTCGCCGGCTCACGGCGCCAGGTGCCGTCGAGCATCCCGCGCCGGGCGACCCCGACCTCGAACGGCAGCGTCGTGTACGGCACCACCGCGCTGAGCCACCCGAGCGCCGTCGCACCGAAGGACCACCGCTGGTTCACCGCGACGACCGTCGTCACGACCAGGTAGGCCAGGAACACGAAGCCGTGCACGCTGCCGCCGATGCGCACCGGCAGGTCGCCCAGCCCGGCGCCGTACTCGAGCAGCATGCCCACCAGGAGCATCGTCCAGGTCACGAGTTCGGCGATCGCGAGGCCGCGGAACAGGGATCGAGGCGTCATGGACTCCATGGTCCCGGACGTCCGGTGGGAATCCCGGGTGCGACGACCGTCCCCGCGACACGCTGCTCGTCGTATCGATTCGACCCGTCCTCGGGTAGCGTCGGACGCATGTCGACGACGACGGACGCATCCCGCACGCTCCGCGTCGGGGTGGTCGGCCTCGGTTTCGCCGGGACCACCCACCTCGATGCCTTCACCGCTCTCCCCGGCGTGGAGGTGATCGCCCTCGCCGGACAGGAACCCGAACGGCTCCGCGAACTCGCGACCTCCCGGGGCGTCCCGAACGCGTACGCCGACTGGCAGGACCTGGTGGCCCGCGACGACCTGGACATCGTCTCCATCGGGGTCCCGAACAGCCTGCACCACCCGATCGCCGTCGCCGCGCTCGAGTCCGGCAAGCACGTGTTCTGCGAGAAGCCCCTCGCGACGACGGGTGAGCAGGCCCAGGAGATGGTGGACGCCGCCCTCCGCAACGACCGGGTCCTCGAGGTCGCCTACAACCACCGCCGTCGCGCCGACGTGCAGTTCCTCGCGAACCACCTGCGCGGTGGGCAGACGGCCGGGGACGCCGTCGACACGACCGACGACGGCGCCCTCGCGACACCCGGTACCGGCCCGATCGGCACCGTCTACCACGCCCGTGCCAGCTGGCTGCGTCGGGCGGGCATCCCGGGCATCCGCAGCTGGTTCGTGAACAAGGAGACCGCGGGCGGCGGTCCGCTCATCGACCTCGGCTCGCACGTGCTCGACATCGCCCTGCACCTGATGGGGGAGCCGACCGTCGTCACCGCGAGCGCGGTCACGTACAACGAGCTCGGCCGCGCCGGACGTGGTGGCAGCGACCGCGACCCGGTGTCCGCCGCGACCGGCCGCCCGTTCGACGTCGAGGACTTCGCGAGCGCCCTGCTCCGCTTCGAGGACGGGTCGAGCCTGCTCCTCCAGGCGTCGTGGGCGAGCTACTCGAAGGACGCCGAGGACATCGAGGTCGAGCTGCTCGGCTCGACCGGTGGCGCGCGCCTGTTCATCCGTGACTACGCCACCGAGGGCACCGTGACCCTGTACTCGGACGAGCAGGGCATCCCGACGGTCACCCGCCCGGGCGTCCAGGTCCCCGCCGGGCACCACCAGCGCGTCATCGAGGAGTTCCTCGCCACGATCCGCTCCGGACGGCACGACGGCCACCACGGTGAGTTCGCCCTGCACCGCAGCCGCGTGGTCGACGCCGTCTACGCCTCGGCGCAGGCCGGGCACGAGGTCGAGGTGGTCCGGTGAACATCGTCGTCTGGAACGAGAACGTCCACGAGACCCGCGGCGACGAGACCGTCCGCGAGCACTACCCCGACGGCATCCACGCGGTCGTCGCGGCCGGCCTGGAGGCGCGCCTCGCCCCCGGCGCGGACGCTGCGGACGCCGGGGACGGCCAGCAGGGCCACGCCGGCCAGCACGGCCAGCACGCGTCCACGCACACGGTGACGACCGCCACACTCCAGGAGCCGGAGCACGGCCTGACCGAGGAGCGCCTGGCCGCCACCGACGTGCTGTTCTGGTGGGGTCACGTCGCCCACGACCAGGTCGCGGACGAAGTCGTCGACCGCGTCGTCCGGCACGTGCACGCCGGCATGGGGCTCGTCGTGCTGCACTCCGGGCACTACTCGAAGCCGTTCACCCGGCTGATGGGCACGACCTGCTCCCTGAAGTGGCGCAACGACGGCGAGCGGGAACTCGTCTGGACGATCGCGCCCGAGCACCCGATCGCCGCCGGGGTCCCGCACCCCATCGTCATCGACCGGCAGGAGATGTACGGCGAGTACTTCGACATCCCCCGCCCCGACGAGGAGGTCTTCCTGTCGACGTTCGCCGGCGGCGAGGTGTTCCGCTCGGGTGTGGCCTACCGCCGCGGCCTCGGGAAGGTCTTCTACTTCTCGCCCGGCGACCAGGAGTACCCGGTGTACCACCACCCGGACATCCAGCGGGTCCTCGCGAATGCGGCGCAGTGGGCGGCTCCGACCGGTCCGCGCCGCGCACTGACCGCCGACCCCCACCCGCGGGACTGGTTCACGGACGAGGGTTCGCGTAGACAGGGGGTGTGAACGCACCGCAGGACGTCGAGCACCGCACGGCACTGGTCGAGGCGCTCGGCGTCCTCGGCGCCGGGCCCGAGGAACGCTTCGACCGGATCACCCGCATGACCCACGAGGCGTTCGGCGTGCCGCTGACGTTCCTCAACCTCGTCCACCACGACCTCGTCACCACGCAGTCGACCTTCGGCTGGAACCAGGGGTCGAGCGTGCCGGCGAACGAACAGTTCTGCGCCACGACCGTGCTCACCCCGGCCCCGATGGTGATCCCGGACACGACGCTCGACGAGCGGTTCGCCCACACCGCGGCGGTGGCCGAGCACGGCATCCGCTTCTACGCCGGCGCACCGCTGTCGATGGCCGACGGCACCCGCGTCGGCACCCTCTGCATCATGGACGCGCAGCCGCGCGAGTTCTCGGACGACGACGTCGCGCTGCTGCGTGACCTGGCGCACTGGGCGGAACGCGAGCTCGGGTACGCCCTCGAGCGCGACCGTCTCGGGCACGTCCGGTCCGGCCTGGTGCCGGACCCGGTCGCGGTCCCCGGTCTCGAGGTCGCCACGGTCACGGCACGACGACCGGACGGTGGCGGCGACCTGGCCGACTGGCGGGTCACGGCGGACGGGACTCTGGCGGTCACGGTCGGCACCGTCGCGGCCGGCGCCGGGGCCTCCGTACTGCTCGCAGCAACCGTCCGCGGGGCGCTCGTCGCACGGGTGGACGGCCCCCTCGGGACCGCCGTGACCGGCCTGGAGGCGCAGGTCGCCCCCGACCTCCGGGTCGCCGACGCGGTCGCCCGGGTGGCCCACGCCCGGCTCGACCCGACGACGGGTCACGTCGACCTGGTGGACGCCGGGCTCGGGACCGCGCTCCTCGTCCGGGCGGACGGCACCATCCGACAGCTCCCGTCCGCCCTGCCGATCGGCGTCGGCGCTGCCGCCGAGGAGCGGCCCGTGGTGGGGGTGGACCTCGCCGACGGTGACCGGCTCGTCGTGTCGTCCGACGGCCTGACGGCGCTGCCCGGGCTCGCGACCCTCGAGGCCCTCGCAGCGGTCGTCGCGCGGACGCCCGACGCTGCCGCCCTGACCGAGCACGTCCGCGGGCTGCTCGGGGACGAGGAGCCGACGACGGACGTGACGCTCGTCGTCGTCACACGCCGGGGAACGGCCGGGTAGACCGGCACCGGTCGCGCGGTGTCCGGTCGCGCGGTGACCGGTCGGGCGGTGTCCCGACGAGCGGTGTCCGGACGGACGCGCCCGGACGCACGCTCCGCTCCGGCAGCGGTCCCGGCGCACCCGGCCGGATCAGCGCACGGTGCGGCGCGGCCCGTCCGTGAACGCTGCGACGAGCAGGGTCGCGAGCAGGCCGAACCCGGTCAGCACGACCCCGAGAGCCGCGAGCTGCCAGTAGGCGCTGCCGACGTGCTGGGGCTGGGTGAGGAACGCCGGCCACCACGGGTCGAGGAACGGCACCGATCCCGGGAACGGGTCGAGGCCGAACATCGCCAGGCCGCCGAGGAGCATGAGCACGCCGAGCGCCGCCATCGTGCCGCGCCGACGCCCGAGTGCCCGGACGACGAGCGCCGCACCCATGCCGACCAGGCCGATGACGGCGAGCGCGAACGCCACGACGAACACCGGCTGCGGCACGAGCGAGAACCAGTCGAGCACGGCGATCGGCACCAGGAACCACCGACCGGACCTGGCCCACCGCGTGGGCTCCCGCCATCCATGCATGTCGGCACGGTACGACACGAACCCGGACGAGTGCCCGACGGGGTCAGCGGTGCGGGGCCGGTCGCGGCGCGGGACGCCGCCCGATCCCGACTCCGAGCCCGAGCCCGAGCCCGAGCCACAGCGGCGGCCAGGGCCAGCGGACCCGCAGCACGCCGGCGAGCACGACCTCACCGTCCAGGTCACCCGCGGCGAGCCGCCGCGTCACCTCCGTCGTCGGCAGGGCCCCGGCACCCGTGAGCCGGACGACGACGGTGTGCAGGGTCGTCGCCCGGCGCCACCGGGTCCGCAGTCCGCCCGCGACGGTCTGGACGCCCTCGACGACGTAGCGGTGCGGACCGTCGACGACGAACAGGCGGAGGTGCGTCCGGCGTCCGGCCGGAGTCCGCGTCCGGAGGTCGGCGAACCCGGCGACGACCCGGGAGGGCCGACGACGGATCCCGCGGACGACCCCCGCCCTGACCGCGGCGGCCCTGACCTCGGCGGCCCTGCCCGCCACCGCCCTGACCTCGGCCGCCGAGTCGCCCCGCCCGGCGCGGAGTTCGGGCGGAGCGGCGGTCAGGGTGAGCCGGTCGAGGTCGAGCAGCCCCCCGATCCGCTCGGTGCTCCGGCCGACGGCCTCCGCGACGAACTCCGCCAGGCCGTCCCCGGCGTGCGCACCGCGCGGTCCGACCCGCCAGGGCACGCGGTCCACCACGTGCACCCGACCCGTAAGGCGTACCCGGACGGTCACCGTCATGTGTGTGCCTCCTCGGTGCGTCCCGGTCGGACGTCCCTGCCCCGGCGGGTAGCCGGACATGTGACATCTGGGACGTGGTGCGTCAGTGGTTCCCAGTCTTCCACGACCCGTGCACGCGCCCGTTACGATCACGGCGTGCCCACACCCCGAGCCGAGGTCGACGTCGACGAGGCCCTCGTCCGCGCCCTGCTCGCGGACCAACACCCCGACCTCGCCGATCGCACGCTCACGGTCGTGGCCAACGGCTGGGACAACGTCCTGGTACGGCTCGGCCCCGGCGGCACGCCCGGCCCCGGCGGCGCGCCCGCCCCCGGCGATGCGCCCGGCCCCGACCTGGCCGTCCGACTCCCGCGCCGCGCCGCCGCCGCGGTGCTCGTCGAGCACGAACAGCGGTGGCTCCCGGAGATCGCACGGCTCGTCGCCGACGTCGTTCCCGTGCCGGCCCCACTGCGCACCGGCCGCCCCGCCCTCGGGTTCCCGTGGTCGTGGAGCGTCGTGCCGTGGTTCCCCGGTGCGGCGGTCGGCGAGCGGGCGGGCGGCCCCGGGGTCGCGGCAGCGCTCGCCGCGTTCCTCGCCGCGCTGCACGTCCCGGCACCGGCCGACGCTCCGGTCAACCCGGTCCGTGCCGTCCCGCTGCACACCCGGACCGCGGCGGTCACCGAGCGGCTCGCGACCCACCCCGTCCCCCGGGCCGCCGATCTGGCGACCGCCTGGCGGAGGGCGGCGGACCTGCCGGCGTGGGCCGGGCCTCCCGTCTGGGTGCACGGCGACCTGCACCCCTTCAACCTGGTCGCCGGCGACGGCGCCTCCGCCGACCGGCTCGTCGCCGTCGTCGACTTCGGCGACGTCACCGCGGGGGACCCCGCCGTCGACCTCGCGACCGCGTGGCTCACCTTCGGCCGGGAGGCCCGTGCCGACTTCCGACGCCGCGTCACCGCGCAGGACGGCAGCCTCGATCCGCAGACCTGGGGTCGGGCGCGCGGATGGGCCGTCTCGATCGCGTCGGCGCTCGCGGTCAGCGACGAGCCGTCGTTCCGCGCCGTGGCGCGGCGGGCGATCGACGCGGTCCTCGACGACTGAGCGCCGCCGCCCTCCGCTTCCCGCACGACGGTCGGCAGGGGGTTCCGTCGCCCGAGGCGCGGGGTTAGCGTCTCCCCACACCATCCGTGCACGTGAAGATCGGGAGGGGCCTCATGACCCTCGAGTTCCGCGTCCAGCACGACGTCGCCACCGACG
The sequence above is drawn from the Curtobacterium sp. L6-1 genome and encodes:
- a CDS encoding M23 family metallopeptidase — encoded protein: MTPPHADHPGSTPVVHLTRRAALAAERAQQTGRAERATPPPHDDRARRVTAPAPQPHANTRIRRVPRRRVAVAPHAATTPLTSTQSAAPRRRGARASRLTITSAVAALAMFGASAMPAHAGTGTSAATSILAPAVGSQDFGVTRVALASTSRDGFTVGGGVAATDAAAGDTVTYGGEVRSPFPGPVRMSSGFGYRTAPCGACSSLHQGLDFNPGMGAPIGSVAAGTVRVSGVYFSYGETVIVDHVVDGRKVSTLYGHMIPGSSPLRVGDTVQPGQFIGSVGSSGVSTGAHLHLEVLMDGTLPIDPAAWIAAHTGRAL
- a CDS encoding helix-turn-helix transcriptional regulator produces the protein MGIDVRNEIRDFLSSRRARLTPDQAGMPSFGGGTRRVPGLRRHEVAMLAGVSVDYYTRLERGTLKGVSEGVLDGLATALQLDEAERAHLADLARLANAGVKTTHRAVPTSVRPAVQRLLDAVTGAPAWVRNERLDIVATNTLGRALYAPVFAGAGRPVNTARFAFLDPAARDFFPRWEQTARDAVAVLRTTAASNPCEPGLMTLVGELSVKSEEFRTWWAEHDVHVHRSGRKHLHHPIVGDLELTFEALDLVADPGLTVFTYGADPGSESERSLSLLGTWAATELAEQRAATRTAESADRVD
- a CDS encoding hemolysin family protein — protein: MGADTWIAFALVVLFVLVGGVFAAAEIALVSLRESQLQQLERRGGRGARVAALGRDPNRFLSAVQIGVTVAGFFSAAYGAASIAPDVAPLLTGLGLDRGAAEAVALVAMTLVIAYLSLVFGELVPKRLALQRAEGFSMLVAPTLDRFAIAMRPVIWVLSASTNAVVRLLGGDPHARSESMSTEELRGLVTDHDAIDAQGRRIARSALDAGDRILRESMRPWFDVDVLAADLPIGTATDRAIDHGHTRHLVTAGSRDDVVGFVHLRDLLRPTDPTAAVATVVRPVLALPETKSLTGAIAAMRADGHQIALVVDEYGGSAGMVTLEALLEDLVGTIHDEYDDRTPTVPDEVDGALVLEDLAAEGGPVLPDGDYETVGGLVQVALDRVPRVGDVVETAGHRLEVTAMAGHRLARVRIAAVQAAAPVPTAAAIVD
- a CDS encoding NADP-dependent isocitrate dehydrogenase — encoded protein: MAKIIYTLTDEAPFLATHSFLPVIASFAKTAGVDVETRDISLSGRIIALFPERLTDEQRLDDALAELGELAGTPEANIIKLPNISASIPQLKVAIAELQSQGYDLPDYPDEPTTDEERDARARYDRVKGSAVNPVLREGNSDRRAPLSVKNYARKHPHRMGAWSSDSKTNVVTMGVDDFRSNEKSWVAPDADTLTITFVAQDGTEQVLKQSIPVLAGEVVDGTVLHVAALEQFLRQQIQRAADEGILFSVHLKATMMKVSDPIIFGHVIRAFFPDVFARYGADLAAAGLTPNDGLGSILAGLDALPNGAEIKRAFEDGIDAGPDLAMVDSDKGITNLHVPSDVIVDASMPAMIRTSGHMWGPDGEERDTVAVIPDSSYAGIYQAVIEDCRANGAFDPATMGSVPNVGLMALKAEEYGSHDKTFELPGAGVVRVTNAAGETVLEHDVEQGDIWRACQTKDVAVRDWVKLAVTRARATGSPAVFWLDETRAHDAVLIGLVRTYLQEHDTDGLQIEVMSPEDAMRFSLERIRRGEDTISVTGNVLRDYLTDLFPIMELGTSAKMLSVVPLLGGGGLFETGAGGSAPKHVQQLVQQDYLRWDSLGEFLALAVSLEHLAGVTGNARAKVLADTLDRATGTFLDQDKSPGRKLGSIDNRGSHFYLAKYWAEELAAQTEDTELAAAFQGLATTLGEQEHTIVEELVAVQGHPADIGGYYRPDDAKTSAVMRPSATLNAALASL
- a CDS encoding class I SAM-dependent methyltransferase, yielding MTRTADGPAGDDDHGTVGEGDTRYRRPEPAFERAIRVALGQARTVLDVGAGTGSYEPRDREVTAVEPSAAARARRPADLPEALDATAEDLPFADDAFDAALSTFSVHRWSDLERGLAEVRRVTRGPVVLLTSDPARVEDHWLADYAPEVVAAEARRYPSLDRITDALGGQVTTTRLPIPFTCVDGFSEAYYGRPERLLDTGARRADPAWASVDEMTAARSVAALRTAIEDGSWDARYGRLRVQPSYEGALVLVVAQP